The Pleurodeles waltl isolate 20211129_DDA chromosome 7, aPleWal1.hap1.20221129, whole genome shotgun sequence genome includes a region encoding these proteins:
- the LOC138247149 gene encoding high mobility group nucleosome-binding domain-containing protein 5-like isoform X2 yields MRTLLFSALLALAAATVIPAGESQHEGVRKPGMCFGDYIQKHGQKFENFKNKSPVETSEQEALQHHNLQQSKEGPNPYRDKKPCPKPDFSKLKNCSVDWDCDGEDKCCSTKVGMRCTKAIFEEGKVDTSENHRAAETEKEQQEKGAEQKLKPKRDHSEEEEDNSEESESEEGSEGEQGHEGKREKRSEKENLGGKGKGNANEKGKGEGKGKGREGVEGHGKGKGKGKGREGDEGHGKGEGKGKGREGVEGHGKGKGEGRGKGGKGGKGQGKGKGEKEPGGGNSKGRENQKEREKRSEKGTGKGKGHGGKPVGAVGKGAQHGRVTAKGSGRENGKNQG; encoded by the exons ATGCGGACCCTCCTTTTCTCTGCACTCCTCGCTCTCGCAGCGGCCACTGTAATACCAGCTG GTGAATCTCAGCATGAAGGTGTTCGTAAGCCCGGGATGTGTTTTGGAGACTACATCCAAAAACATGGTCAAAAGTTTGAGAACTTCAAGAATAAGTCACCCGTCGAGACGTCAGAGCAAGAGGCTCTGCAACACCATAATCTGCAGCAGAGTAAAGAAGGACCAAATCCCTACAGAGATAAAAAACCCTGCCCCAAACCTGACTTCTCCAAGCTGAAGAACTGCTCTGTAGACTGGGACTGCGACGGTGAGGACAAATGCTGCAGCACCAAGGTCGGCATGAGGTGCACCAAGGCAATATTTG aagaaggcaaggtggacacatcagagAACCACAGAGCTGCTGAAACTGAAAAGGAACAACAAGAGAAAGGTGCAGAACAAAAGCTAAAACCAAAACGAGAtcacagtgaagaagaagaagacaacaGTGAAGAGTCAGAATCAGAGGAAGGAAGTGAAGGAGAACAAGGACATGAAGGAAAGCGAGAAAAAAGAAGTGAAAAAGAAAACctgggtgggaaaggaaagggaaacGCTAATGAGAAAGGGAAGGGTGAAGGAAAGGGTAAGGGCAGAGAGGGAGTTGAAGGGCATGGGAAGGGTAAAGGAAAAGGTAAGGGCAGAGAAGGAGATGAAGGGCATGGGAAGGGTGAAGGAAAGGGTAAGGGCAGAGAAGGAGTCGAGGGACatgggaaaggaaagggagaagGAAGAGGTAAGGGTGGCAAGGGAGGGAAGGGACAAGGGAAAGGAAAAGGTGAAAAGGAACCGGGTGGTGGCAATAGCAAGGGAAGAGAGAaccaaaaggaaagagaaaagaggagTGAAAAGGGAACTGGCAAAGGAAAAGGACATGGAGGTAAACCAGTGGGAGCAGTAGGAAAAGGAGCacagcatgggagggtgacagCAAAAGGTAGTGGGAGAGAGAATGGAAAGAATCAAGGATAA
- the LOC138247149 gene encoding high mobility group nucleosome-binding domain-containing protein 5-like isoform X1 yields MRTLLFSALLALAAATVIPAGESQHEGVRKPGMCFGDYIQKHGQKFENFKNKSPVETSEQEALQHHNLQQSKEGPNPYRDKKPCPKPDFSKLKNCSVDWDCDGEDKCCSTKVGMRCTKAIFEEEGKVDTSENHRAAETEKEQQEKGAEQKLKPKRDHSEEEEDNSEESESEEGSEGEQGHEGKREKRSEKENLGGKGKGNANEKGKGEGKGKGREGVEGHGKGKGKGKGREGDEGHGKGEGKGKGREGVEGHGKGKGEGRGKGGKGGKGQGKGKGEKEPGGGNSKGRENQKEREKRSEKGTGKGKGHGGKPVGAVGKGAQHGRVTAKGSGRENGKNQG; encoded by the exons ATGCGGACCCTCCTTTTCTCTGCACTCCTCGCTCTCGCAGCGGCCACTGTAATACCAGCTG GTGAATCTCAGCATGAAGGTGTTCGTAAGCCCGGGATGTGTTTTGGAGACTACATCCAAAAACATGGTCAAAAGTTTGAGAACTTCAAGAATAAGTCACCCGTCGAGACGTCAGAGCAAGAGGCTCTGCAACACCATAATCTGCAGCAGAGTAAAGAAGGACCAAATCCCTACAGAGATAAAAAACCCTGCCCCAAACCTGACTTCTCCAAGCTGAAGAACTGCTCTGTAGACTGGGACTGCGACGGTGAGGACAAATGCTGCAGCACCAAGGTCGGCATGAGGTGCACCAAGGCAATATTTG aagaagaaggcaaggtggacacatcagagAACCACAGAGCTGCTGAAACTGAAAAGGAACAACAAGAGAAAGGTGCAGAACAAAAGCTAAAACCAAAACGAGAtcacagtgaagaagaagaagacaacaGTGAAGAGTCAGAATCAGAGGAAGGAAGTGAAGGAGAACAAGGACATGAAGGAAAGCGAGAAAAAAGAAGTGAAAAAGAAAACctgggtgggaaaggaaagggaaacGCTAATGAGAAAGGGAAGGGTGAAGGAAAGGGTAAGGGCAGAGAGGGAGTTGAAGGGCATGGGAAGGGTAAAGGAAAAGGTAAGGGCAGAGAAGGAGATGAAGGGCATGGGAAGGGTGAAGGAAAGGGTAAGGGCAGAGAAGGAGTCGAGGGACatgggaaaggaaagggagaagGAAGAGGTAAGGGTGGCAAGGGAGGGAAGGGACAAGGGAAAGGAAAAGGTGAAAAGGAACCGGGTGGTGGCAATAGCAAGGGAAGAGAGAaccaaaaggaaagagaaaagaggagTGAAAAGGGAACTGGCAAAGGAAAAGGACATGGAGGTAAACCAGTGGGAGCAGTAGGAAAAGGAGCacagcatgggagggtgacagCAAAAGGTAGTGGGAGAGAGAATGGAAAGAATCAAGGATAA